In one window of Episyrphus balteatus chromosome 3, idEpiBalt1.1, whole genome shotgun sequence DNA:
- the LOC129913619 gene encoding uncharacterized protein LOC129913619, translated as MKTCFLIFTTLLVLTEAGRVSEEFLQRNHLSIALQKSKNNGLAIEGRSLSSSGKNALENFVSKFPCGWPEAGIPPLAPYTKDEFVFELKKAFAEIFAKIENFRIDGLDELLINKLKINYTFSQKVKFDVLFPKIVISGKLLSGALIDLMKDYGLRIEYINQGGDFEMILENIRFQGEFKYTMPFIFGSISIYRFAGSITLGNVITQFNGIFGKGKLKQLLEEQIEDIIVKAVNLNQNGISAKFEDDLIPFLNGKLKGYKVWSVIGAAFGKSDVCIPPDDRAENEV; from the exons atgaaaacgtgttttttaattttcacgaCTTTATTGGTCTTAACCGAAGCTGGCCGCGTGTCAGAAGAGTTTTTACAAAGAAATCATCTATCAATTGCTTTGCAGAAATCGAAAAATAATGGACTTG CTATTGAAGGTAGAAGTCTCAGTTCAAGTGGTAAAAATGCGTTAGAAAACTTTGTTAGTAAATTTCCATGTGGATGGCCAGAGGCTGGTATACCACCATTAGCACCTTACACCAAAGACGAATTTGTTTTCGAACTGAAGAAAGCTTTTGCtga AATCTTtgccaaaattgaaaattttcgaattGACGGATTAGATGAGTTACTAATTAACAAGCTCAAAATCAACTACACTTTTAgtcaaaaagttaaatttgacgtactttttccaaaaattgtcaTAAGTGGAAAACTTTTAAGTGGTGCTCTCATCGATCTTATGAAAGATTACGGATTAAGAATCGAATATATTAACCAAGGAGGAGATTTTGAAATGATACTTGAAAATATTAGATTTCAAGGTGAATTCAAATATACAATGCCATTTATTTTTGGAAGTATTTCAATCTATAGATTTGCTGGTTCAATAACATTGGGTAATGTTATAACacaatttaatggaatatttggTAAAGGCAAGCTGAAACAGTTATTAGAAGAACAAATTGAAGATATCATTGTGAAAGCTGTTAACTTGAATCAAAATGGAATtagtgcaaaatttgaagatgatttgattccatttttgaatggaaaattGAAGGGTTATAAAGTTTGGTCAGTGATTGGAGCAGCATTTGGCAAAAGTGATGTTTGTATTCCACCAGATGATCGAGCTGAAAATGAAGTTTAA
- the LOC129913623 gene encoding uncharacterized protein LOC129913623, with amino-acid sequence MNKVLLVFLGLLAITSAASVQRHTAIEGVKEVVQQKGIAKRDLILSVSWKPIVENFIKKLKPIVKDEITLTLNTSIADLDLKITNFTIDNLNEAVVKKLTVDYTLRHYVKFNVLIPKVILTGKISANATIEILKKFGIKLNRKLEGDLQLDMEEVIFAGSFKYKWPLIPFRGSIKIYKFDATIDVTNVVSKIDGVFGGNKVDQLFNTAVEVAVMKLITSEQEKISEILQDTLVPFVNDKLDGENIWTIIG; translated from the exons ATGAATAAAGTTTTGTTAGTATTTTTGGGGCTTTTGGCCATAACTTCAGCTGCTAGCGTGCAAAGGCACACGGCTATTGAAGGTGTTAAAGAAGTTGTTCAACAAAAAG GAATAGCGAAGAGAGATCTTATTCTGAGTGTATCATGGAAACCAATTGTGGAAaactttatcaaaaaattgaaaccAATCGTAAAAGATGAAATCACCTTAACGCTGAATACGTCAATTGCTGA CCTTGatctaaaaattacaaattttaccATCGACAATCTTAATGAAGCCGTAGTAAAAAAGCTCACCGTTGACTACACTCTCCGTCACTATGTAAAATTTAACGTTCTTATACCAAAAGTTATCCTAACTGGCAAAATTTCCGCTAATGcaacaattgaaattttgaaaaaatttggaattaaattaaatcgtAAACTTGAAGGTGATTTGCAATTGGATATGGAAGAAGTCATATTTGCAGgttcttttaaatataaatggcCACTAATTCCATTTAGAGGAAGTATCAAAATCTATAAATTTGATGCCACGATTGATGTTACTAATGTTGTGTCGAAAATTGATGGTGTTTTTGGTGGTAACAAAGTTGATCAATTGTTTAATACTGCTGTTGAAGTGGCAGTAATGAAACTTATTACTTCGGAGCAGGAGAAAATTAGTGAAATACTTCAAGATACTTTAGTACCGTTTGTTAATGACAAATTGGATGGCGAAAATATTTGGACAATTATTGGATAG
- the LOC129913620 gene encoding uncharacterized protein LOC129913620, producing the protein MNSIILVFLSVLVLISAASLRDDGDIQELLKDEDIVINEKITIKGRKIQGRSLSSRGEKVIQKYLDKMPYGFPELQLPPLAPFVKDQIDIELKDSFAEISANFKNIRIEGLDDLLINHFEINYVFSQEVLYNFTFPKIIATGSFLSDSIMDLIKEFGINVHHYGNGDFEIIFENLTLEGYFKYTMPLAWGSISIYNFKGSVELGNISSNIDGLAGESNLSQLINEKIEEFGMKFVQSNQELINNMVRDFLIPMANVKLEGKTVWSLIG; encoded by the exons ATGAATTCAATaattttggtctttttgagTGTTTTGGTATTAATAAGTGCTGCTAGCTTACGAGACGATGGAGATATTCAAGAGCTTTTGAAAGACGAAGATATTGTTATCAATGAAAAGATTACAATCAAAG GTCGAAAGATCCAAGGAAGAAGTTTAAGTTCGAGGGGAgaaaaagttattcaaaaatatctgGATAAAATGCCCTATGGATTTCCAGAATTACAACTTCCTCCATTAGCTCCATTTGTTAAAGATCAAATTGATATTGAACTTAAAGATTCTTTCGCTGA AATTTCTgctaatttcaaaaacatccGCATCGAAGGTTTAGATGATTTGCTGATAAATCACTTTGAAATCAATTACGTCTTTAGTCAAGAAGTCCTTTATAACTTTacctttccaaaaattattgCTACTGGTTCATTTTTGAGTGATTCCATTATGGATTTGATCAAAGAATTTGGAATCAATGTTCATCATTACGGAAATGGAGACTTTGAGATAATATTTGAGAATTTGACATTAGAAGGTTATTTCAAGTACACTATGCCACTGGCATGGGGAAGTATTtcgatttataattttaaaggaAGTGTCGAATTGGGTaatatttcatcaaatattGATGGATTGGCTGGTGAGAGTAATTTAAGTCAGTTGATCAATGAAAAGATCGAAGAGTTtggaatgaaatttgtacaatCGAATCAGGAATTAATCAATAATATGGTTAGAGATTTTTTGATCCCAATGGCTAATGTGAAGTTAGAGGGTAAAACTGTGTGGTCTTTGATTGGTTGA
- the LOC129913615 gene encoding uncharacterized protein LOC129913615 isoform X2, which translates to MKKSLSFVAFLVILSLSSVIADTWPGKIFKEIKKIEKVSEGVVKFVENELNIYEPWFEKTSERGWILNKEGKKALENLLLTLPCGWPQYGIPPLAPYTNEQLVIDLKKSILETLTKLKHFRIDGLDILLINELKISYAFHKKVKYSITFPKLVLSGKIDTDTLLSLMMEYGISVRFDGKGDFEMILENIIIDDFLSVISLGNVTSGIRFEGTFKKLNEFLNAKIQDFLMRIVNNNKNPISDWIEETIVPFINDNMKGKKIWHVIGMLAKNTKPCYPPHIPWEKESKDGDNKV; encoded by the exons atgaAAAAGTCATTATCATTTGTAGCCTTTTTGGTTATACTGAGTTTATCGTCTGTAATAGCTGATACTTGGccaggaaaaattttcaaagaaatcaaaaaaatcgaaaaagtctCCGAAGGAGTTGTAAAATTCGTCGAAAATGAACTCAATATTTACGAGCCATGGTTTGAGAAAACTTCCGAACGTGGTTGGATTTTGAATAAAGAAGGCAAGAAAGCTTTGGAGAATCTTCTTCTCACTTTACCTTGCGGCTGGCCACAATATGGAATACCACCTTTAGCTCCTTATACCAATGAACAATTGGTTATTGATCTGAAGAAAAGTATACttga aactttgACAAAATTGAAACATTTTCGAATTGATGGTTTGGATATCTTATTAATCAACGAACTCAAAATCAGTTATGCTTTtcacaaaaaagtcaaatacagTATAACTTTCCCGAAATTAGTACTCAGTGGAAAAATTGATACCGACACATTACTCAGTCTAATGATGGAATATGGAATAAGTGTTCGTTTTGATGGCAAAGGagattttgaaatgattttggaaaatattataattgatg attttctttCGGTTATTTCGTTGGGAAATGTCACATCGGGAATCAGATTTGAGGGCACTTTTAAGAAActcaatgaatttttaaatgcaaaaatacaagATTTCCTCATGAGAattgtaaataataataaaaatccaaTTAGCGATTGGATTGAAGAGACTATTGTGCCTTTTATCAATGATAATATGAAAGGAAAGAAAATTTGGCATGTAATTGGTATGTTGGCTAAAAATACTAAACCATGTTATCCACCACATATTCCATGGGAAAAAGAGTCGAAGGATGGTGATAATAAAGTTTAA
- the LOC129913615 gene encoding uncharacterized protein LOC129913615 isoform X1 codes for MKKSLSFVAFLVILSLSSVIADTWPGKIFKEIKKIEKVSEGVVKFVENELNIYEPWFEKTSERGWILNKEGKKALENLLLTLPCGWPQYGIPPLAPYTNEQLVIDLKKSILETLTKLKHFRIDGLDILLINELKISYAFHKKVKYSITFPKLVLSGKIDTDTLLSLMMEYGISVRFDGKGDFEMILENIIIDGSFNYKIPLIFGSVKISDFLSVISLGNVTSGIRFEGTFKKLNEFLNAKIQDFLMRIVNNNKNPISDWIEETIVPFINDNMKGKKIWHVIGMLAKNTKPCYPPHIPWEKESKDGDNKV; via the exons atgaAAAAGTCATTATCATTTGTAGCCTTTTTGGTTATACTGAGTTTATCGTCTGTAATAGCTGATACTTGGccaggaaaaattttcaaagaaatcaaaaaaatcgaaaaagtctCCGAAGGAGTTGTAAAATTCGTCGAAAATGAACTCAATATTTACGAGCCATGGTTTGAGAAAACTTCCGAACGTGGTTGGATTTTGAATAAAGAAGGCAAGAAAGCTTTGGAGAATCTTCTTCTCACTTTACCTTGCGGCTGGCCACAATATGGAATACCACCTTTAGCTCCTTATACCAATGAACAATTGGTTATTGATCTGAAGAAAAGTATACttga aactttgACAAAATTGAAACATTTTCGAATTGATGGTTTGGATATCTTATTAATCAACGAACTCAAAATCAGTTATGCTTTtcacaaaaaagtcaaatacagTATAACTTTCCCGAAATTAGTACTCAGTGGAAAAATTGATACCGACACATTACTCAGTCTAATGATGGAATATGGAATAAGTGTTCGTTTTGATGGCAAAGGagattttgaaatgattttggaaaatattataattgatggtTCGTTCAATTACAAAATACCATTGATATTTGGAAGTGtaaaaatttcagattttctttCGGTTATTTCGTTGGGAAATGTCACATCGGGAATCAGATTTGAGGGCACTTTTAAGAAActcaatgaatttttaaatgcaaaaatacaagATTTCCTCATGAGAattgtaaataataataaaaatccaaTTAGCGATTGGATTGAAGAGACTATTGTGCCTTTTATCAATGATAATATGAAAGGAAAGAAAATTTGGCATGTAATTGGTATGTTGGCTAAAAATACTAAACCATGTTATCCACCACATATTCCATGGGAAAAAGAGTCGAAGGATGGTGATAATAAAGTTTAA